One genomic region from Laspinema palackyanum D2c encodes:
- the rpsD gene encoding 30S ribosomal protein S4 — protein sequence MSRYRGPRLRIVRRLGELPGLSRKTPKRAYPPGQHGQARKKRSEYAVRLEEKQKLRFNYGLSEKQLLRYVRRARRVTGSTGQVLLQLLEMRLDNTIFRMGMAPTIPAARQLVNHGHLTVNGRVVDIPSYNCRPGDIIAIRDREKSRQMVQANLQSPGLANMPSHLEFDKNKLEGKVNGVIEREWIALQINELLVVEYYSRQA from the coding sequence ATGTCACGATATCGAGGCCCGAGACTGAGAATAGTACGCCGTTTAGGAGAACTGCCCGGATTATCGCGCAAAACTCCTAAGCGCGCCTATCCCCCAGGACAGCACGGGCAAGCCCGCAAAAAACGCTCGGAATATGCAGTCCGCTTAGAAGAAAAGCAAAAACTGCGCTTTAACTATGGTCTGAGCGAAAAGCAACTGCTGCGCTATGTCCGTCGCGCCCGTCGCGTCACGGGTTCTACGGGTCAAGTGCTGCTACAACTGCTGGAGATGCGTCTGGATAATACCATTTTCCGTATGGGAATGGCACCGACGATTCCAGCGGCACGGCAATTGGTCAATCACGGTCACCTCACGGTTAATGGTCGGGTTGTGGATATTCCCAGTTACAATTGCCGTCCCGGAGACATCATTGCCATCCGCGATCGGGAAAAATCTCGCCAGATGGTCCAAGCTAACTTGCAATCTCCTGGATTAGCCAATATGCCGAGCCATTTGGAGTTTGACAAGAACAAACTCGAAGGCAAGGTCAATGGAGTGATTGAGCGGGAATGGATCGCGCTACAAATTAATGAGCTCCTGGTGGTTGAATACTATTCTCGACAAGCCTAA
- a CDS encoding metallothionein, translating to MTTVTQMKCACESCLCVVPTDKAVMKDGKPYCSDACANGHADGTGCGHSGCDCHS from the coding sequence ATGACGACCGTAACTCAAATGAAATGCGCCTGTGAATCCTGCCTGTGTGTGGTTCCGACGGATAAAGCCGTCATGAAAGATGGCAAGCCCTACTGTTCTGATGCCTGTGCCAATGGTCATGCGGATGGAACTGGATGTGGACACTCCGGTTGTGACTGTCACTCCTAA